Proteins encoded together in one Staphylococcus aureus window:
- the uvrC gene encoding excinuclease ABC subunit UvrC: MEDYKQRIKNKLNVVPMEPGCYLMKDRNDQVIYVGKAKKLRNRLRSYFTGAHDAKTTRLVGEIRRFEFIVTSSETESLLLELNLIKQYQPRYNILLKDDKSYPFIKITKEKYPRLLVTRTVKQGTGKYFGPYPNAYSAQETKKLLDRIYPYRKCDKMPDKLCLYYHIGQCLGPCVYDVDLSKYAQMTKEITDFLNGEDKTILKSLEERMLTASESLDFERAKEYRDLIQHIQNLTNKQKIMSSDKTIRDVFGYSVDKGWMCIQVFFIRQGNMIKRDTTMIPLQQTEEEEFYTFIGQFYSLNQHILPKEVHVPRNLDKEMIQSVVDTKIVQPARGPKKDMVDLAAHNAKVSLNNKFELISRDESRTIKAIEELGTQMGIQTPIRIEAFDNSNIQGVDPVSAMVTFVDGKPDKKNYRKYKIKTVKGPDDYKSMREVVRRRYSRVLNEGLPLPDLIIVDGGKGHMNGVIDVLQNELGLDIPVAGLQKNDKHQTSELLYGASAEIVPLKKNSQAFYLLHRIQDEVHRFAITFHRQTRQKTGLKSILDDIDGIGNKRKTLLLRSFGSIKKMKEATLEDFKNIGIPENVAKNLHEQLHK; encoded by the coding sequence AACGAATTAAAAATAAATTAAATGTCGTACCTATGGAACCAGGATGCTATTTAATGAAAGATCGTAATGATCAAGTGATATATGTTGGCAAAGCTAAAAAGCTAAGAAATCGATTGCGATCATATTTTACGGGTGCTCATGATGCTAAAACAACGAGACTGGTTGGTGAAATACGTCGCTTTGAGTTTATTGTCACGTCAAGTGAAACAGAATCACTTTTACTGGAATTGAATCTGATTAAACAATATCAACCAAGATATAATATATTATTAAAGGATGATAAAAGTTATCCATTTATTAAAATTACGAAGGAGAAATATCCTAGACTACTAGTGACGAGAACTGTAAAACAAGGTACTGGCAAATATTTCGGACCGTATCCGAATGCATATTCTGCTCAAGAAACTAAAAAGTTATTAGACAGAATATATCCATATCGCAAATGTGATAAGATGCCAGATAAATTATGTCTTTATTACCATATTGGACAATGTTTAGGACCATGTGTATATGACGTTGATTTGAGTAAATACGCACAAATGACGAAGGAAATTACTGATTTTCTGAATGGGGAAGACAAAACAATTTTAAAAAGTTTAGAAGAGCGAATGTTAACTGCAAGTGAATCACTTGATTTTGAACGGGCTAAAGAATATAGAGATTTAATTCAACATATTCAAAATCTGACAAACAAACAAAAAATTATGTCATCAGATAAAACGATTCGTGATGTCTTTGGTTATAGTGTTGATAAAGGATGGATGTGTATCCAAGTTTTCTTTATACGACAAGGTAATATGATAAAGCGAGATACAACGATGATTCCATTACAGCAAACAGAAGAAGAAGAATTTTATACATTTATTGGACAATTTTATAGCTTAAACCAACATATTTTACCTAAGGAAGTTCATGTACCACGTAATTTGGATAAAGAAATGATTCAATCTGTTGTGGACACTAAAATCGTTCAACCCGCGCGAGGTCCCAAAAAAGATATGGTTGACCTAGCTGCACATAACGCTAAAGTATCCTTAAATAATAAATTTGAATTAATATCACGTGATGAGTCCAGAACGATTAAAGCTATTGAAGAACTTGGAACACAAATGGGAATTCAAACACCAATTAGAATTGAAGCATTCGATAATTCTAATATTCAAGGTGTGGATCCAGTGTCAGCAATGGTTACATTTGTCGACGGTAAACCAGATAAGAAAAATTATAGAAAGTATAAAATCAAAACGGTTAAAGGTCCAGATGATTACAAATCAATGAGAGAAGTAGTAAGACGACGATATTCTCGCGTTTTAAACGAAGGATTACCATTACCTGATTTAATAATAGTAGATGGTGGTAAAGGACATATGAACGGGGTTATTGATGTGCTACAAAACGAATTAGGTCTTGATATCCCTGTTGCAGGTTTGCAGAAAAATGATAAACACCAAACATCTGAATTATTATATGGCGCTAGTGCAGAAATTGTACCACTGAAGAAAAATAGCCAGGCATTTTATTTGTTGCACCGTATCCAAGATGAGGTTCACAGATTCGCAATCACATTTCATAGACAAACACGTCAAAAGACAGGCTTGAAATCAATACTTGATGATATAGATGGTATCGGTAACAAACGTAAAACATTATTATTGCGTTCATTCGGTTCAATCAAGAAAATGAAGGAAGCTACACTTGAAGATTTTAAAAATATAGGTATTCCTGAAAACGTCGCAAAGAACCTACATGAACAATTGCATAAATAA
- a CDS encoding succinate dehydrogenase cytochrome b558 subunit, with product MAQSKNEFYLRRIHSLLGIIPIGAFLVVHLLVNHQATQGAEAFNKASNFMESLPFLIIVEFLFIYIPLLYHGLFGIHIAFTAKENVGHYSIFRNWMFFFQRVSGILTFIFIGIHLWQTRLQKAFYGKEVNYDLMHETLQHPGWAIFYIICIIAVVFHFANGLWSFLVTWGGLQSPKSQRVFTWVSLIVFLVISYIGVTAIIAFM from the coding sequence TTGGCTCAATCAAAAAATGAATTTTATCTAAGACGTATTCACTCGTTATTAGGTATTATCCCAATAGGTGCATTTTTGGTCGTTCATTTATTAGTGAATCACCAAGCAACACAAGGTGCTGAAGCGTTTAATAAGGCATCTAACTTTATGGAATCATTACCATTTCTAATTATTGTAGAATTTTTATTTATATACATTCCGTTGTTATATCACGGTTTGTTTGGTATACACATTGCATTTACAGCAAAAGAAAATGTTGGACATTACTCGATTTTTAGAAACTGGATGTTCTTCTTCCAAAGAGTGAGTGGTATCTTAACATTTATCTTTATTGGTATCCATTTATGGCAAACACGTTTACAAAAAGCATTTTACGGCAAAGAAGTGAATTACGATTTAATGCACGAAACATTGCAACATCCTGGATGGGCAATATTTTATATTATTTGTATTATTGCTGTTGTGTTCCACTTTGCAAATGGCTTATGGTCATTCTTAGTTACTTGGGGTGGACTTCAATCTCCAAAATCACAACGAGTATTTACATGGGTTTCATTAATCGTATTTTTAGTTATTTCGTATATTGGTGTTACTGCAATTATTGCCTTTATGTAA
- a CDS encoding XTP/dITP diphosphatase encodes MKEIVIASNNQGKINDFKVIFPDYHVIGISELIPDFDVEETGSTFEENAILKSEAAAKALNKTVIADDSGLEVFALNGEPGIYSARYAGENKSDEANIEKLLNKLGNTTDRRAQFVCVISMSGPDMETKVFKGTVSGEIADGKYGENGFGYDPIFYVPKLDKTMAQLSKEQKGQISHRRNAINLLQAFLEGDKNV; translated from the coding sequence ATGAAAGAGATTGTTATTGCATCGAATAATCAAGGGAAAATAAATGACTTTAAAGTAATATTTCCAGATTACCACGTAATAGGTATTTCAGAACTAATACCAGATTTTGATGTGGAAGAAACAGGATCAACATTTGAAGAAAATGCTATATTAAAATCAGAAGCTGCTGCAAAAGCATTGAATAAAACGGTCATAGCTGATGACAGTGGACTAGAAGTTTTTGCATTAAATGGTGAGCCAGGTATATACTCTGCACGTTATGCTGGTGAAAATAAAAGCGATGAAGCAAATATTGAAAAATTATTAAATAAGCTTGGTAATACAACTGATCGTCGTGCGCAATTTGTTTGTGTCATAAGTATGAGTGGCCCTGATATGGAAACAAAAGTATTTAAAGGTACTGTTTCAGGTGAAATTGCAGATGGAAAATATGGCGAAAATGGTTTCGGATATGATCCGATATTTTATGTACCGAAATTAGATAAAACCATGGCTCAACTTTCAAAAGAACAAAAAGGGCAAATTAGTCATAGACGAAATGCGATTAATTTACTTCAAGCTTTTCTTGAAGGTGATAAAAATGTCTAA
- the racE gene encoding glutamate racemase yields MNKPIGVIDSGVGGLTVAKEIMRQLPNETIYYLGDIGRCPYGPRPGEQVKQYTVEIARKLMEFDIKMLVIACNTATAVALEYLQKTLSIPVIGVIEPGARTAIMTTRNQNVLVLGTEGTIKSEAYRTHIKRINPHVEVHGVACPGFVPLVEQMRYSDPTITSIVIHQTLKRWRNSESDTVILGCTHYPLLYKPIYDYFGGKKTVISSGLETAREVSALLTFSNEHASYTEHPDHRFFATGDPTHITNIIKEWLNLSVNVERISVND; encoded by the coding sequence ATGAATAAACCAATAGGTGTAATAGACTCTGGTGTCGGAGGTTTGACAGTAGCTAAAGAAATTATGCGTCAGTTGCCAAATGAGACGATTTATTACTTAGGTGATATTGGACGATGTCCATATGGGCCAAGACCAGGAGAACAAGTAAAACAATATACAGTTGAAATCGCTCGTAAATTAATGGAATTTGATATAAAAATGCTCGTGATTGCTTGTAATACAGCAACTGCTGTAGCTTTAGAATATTTACAAAAGACCTTATCAATCCCAGTGATTGGCGTAATTGAACCAGGTGCTAGAACAGCAATAATGACTACTAGAAATCAAAATGTATTAGTACTAGGAACGGAAGGCACAATTAAATCTGAAGCATATCGTACGCATATTAAACGTATCAATCCACATGTAGAGGTACATGGCGTTGCCTGTCCAGGTTTTGTGCCACTTGTAGAACAAATGAGATATAGTGATCCAACAATTACAAGCATTGTCATTCATCAAACACTGAAACGTTGGCGTAATAGTGAGTCTGATACTGTCATTTTAGGATGTACCCACTATCCATTGCTCTATAAACCTATCTATGATTATTTTGGTGGTAAAAAGACAGTGATTTCGTCTGGATTAGAAACGGCTCGTGAAGTTAGTGCATTGCTAACATTTAGTAATGAACATGCAAGTTATACTGAACATCCAGATCATCGATTTTTTGCAACAGGTGATCCTACTCACATTACTAACATTATCAAAGAGTGGTTAAATTTATCTGTCAATGTGGAACGTATATCAGTGAATGACTAG
- the sdhA gene encoding succinate dehydrogenase flavoprotein subunit yields MAEKHLIVVGGGLAGLMSTIKAAEKGAHVDLFSVVPVKRSHSVCAQGGINGAVNTKGEGDSPWIHFDDTVYGGDFLANQPPVKAMTEAAPKIIHLLDRMGVMFNRTNEGLLDFRRFGGTLHHRTAYAGATTGQQLLYALDEQVRAYEVDGLVTKYEGWEFLGIVKGDDDSARGIVAQNMTTAEIETFGSDAVIMATGGPGIIFGKTTNSMINTGSAASIVYQQGAIYANGEFIQIHPTAIPGDDKLRLMSESARGEGGRIWTYKDGKPWYFLEEKYPDYGNLVPRDIATREIFDVCINQKLGINGENMVYLDLSHKDPHELDVKLGGIIEIYEKFTGDDPRKVPMKIFPAVHYSMGGLYVDYDQMTNIKGLFAAGECDFSQHGGNRLGANSLLSAIYGGTVAGPNAIDYISNIDRSYTDMDESIFEKRKAEEQERFDKLLAMRGTENAYKLHRELGEIMTANVTVVRENEKLLETDKKIVELMKRYEDIDMEDTQTWSNQAVFFTRQLWNMLVLARVITIGAYNRNESRGAHYKPEFPERNDEEWLKTTMASFQGAFEKPQFTYDDVDVSLIPPRKRDYTSKSKGGKK; encoded by the coding sequence ATGGCAGAGAAACATCTTATTGTTGTCGGAGGTGGCCTAGCGGGCTTAATGTCAACAATTAAAGCGGCAGAAAAAGGTGCACATGTAGATTTGTTCTCAGTTGTACCAGTAAAGCGTTCGCACTCTGTTTGTGCCCAAGGTGGCATTAATGGTGCGGTCAATACTAAAGGGGAAGGCGATTCTCCTTGGATTCACTTTGATGATACAGTGTATGGTGGCGATTTCCTTGCAAACCAACCACCTGTTAAAGCGATGACAGAGGCAGCACCTAAAATTATTCATTTATTAGACCGTATGGGCGTAATGTTCAATAGAACAAATGAAGGTCTATTAGATTTTAGACGTTTCGGTGGTACATTACATCACAGAACAGCATATGCAGGGGCAACAACTGGACAACAATTATTATATGCATTGGATGAACAAGTTCGTGCATATGAAGTAGATGGATTAGTTACGAAGTATGAAGGATGGGAATTCCTTGGCATAGTTAAAGGTGACGATGATAGTGCAAGAGGTATCGTTGCACAAAATATGACAACTGCTGAGATTGAAACATTTGGTTCAGATGCAGTTATTATGGCAACGGGTGGCCCTGGTATTATTTTCGGTAAAACAACAAACTCAATGATTAATACAGGATCAGCGGCTTCCATTGTTTACCAACAAGGCGCTATTTATGCTAATGGTGAGTTCATTCAAATTCATCCTACTGCAATCCCTGGTGATGATAAACTGCGACTAATGAGTGAATCAGCACGTGGTGAAGGTGGACGAATTTGGACATATAAAGATGGTAAGCCTTGGTACTTCTTAGAAGAGAAATATCCTGATTATGGTAACTTAGTACCTCGTGATATCGCAACGCGTGAAATTTTCGATGTATGTATTAACCAAAAATTAGGTATAAATGGCGAAAACATGGTATATCTTGATTTGTCACATAAAGATCCACATGAGTTAGATGTAAAACTAGGTGGTATCATTGAGATTTATGAAAAATTCACTGGTGATGACCCACGCAAAGTACCAATGAAGATTTTCCCAGCTGTTCACTATTCAATGGGTGGTCTATATGTAGATTATGATCAAATGACAAATATTAAAGGGTTATTTGCAGCTGGAGAATGTGACTTCTCTCAACATGGTGGTAACCGCTTAGGTGCCAATTCATTGTTATCAGCGATTTATGGTGGTACAGTAGCAGGTCCAAACGCGATTGATTATATTTCAAATATTGATCGATCATATACTGATATGGACGAAAGTATTTTTGAAAAGCGTAAAGCTGAAGAGCAAGAACGTTTTGATAAATTATTAGCTATGCGCGGTACAGAAAATGCATATAAATTACACCGTGAACTTGGTGAAATTATGACAGCAAATGTAACTGTTGTTCGTGAAAATGAAAAACTGTTAGAAACAGATAAAAAGATTGTTGAATTGATGAAACGTTATGAAGATATTGATATGGAAGATACTCAAACTTGGAGTAACCAAGCGGTATTCTTTACCCGTCAACTATGGAACATGTTAGTACTTGCACGTGTTATTACGATTGGTGCATATAACCGTAACGAATCACGCGGTGCCCATTATAAACCAGAATTCCCAGAGCGTAATGATGAAGAGTGGTTAAAAACGACAATGGCCTCATTCCAAGGCGCATTTGAAAAACCGCAGTTTACTTATGATGACGTCGATGTGAGTTTAATACCACCTCGTAAACGTGATTACACAAGTAAGTCTAAAGGGGGTAAAAAATAA
- the sdhB gene encoding succinate dehydrogenase iron-sulfur subunit yields the protein MTEQSVKNTPQHETQSKPKQKTVKLIIKRQDTSDSKPYEETFEIPYRENLNVIACLMEIRRNPVNIKGEKTTPVVWDMNCLEEVCGACSMVINGRARQSCSAIVDQLEQPIRLEPMNTFPVIRDLQVDRSRMFDNLKRMKAWIPIDGTYDLGPGPRMPEKKRQTAYELSKCMTCGVCLEVCPNVTENNKFVGAQAISQVRLFNLHPTGSMTKDERLNALMGTGGLQQCGNSQNCVNACPKGIPLTTSIAAMNRETTFHMFKSFFGSDHEVE from the coding sequence ATGACTGAACAATCAGTGAAAAACACTCCACAACATGAAACACAATCTAAACCGAAACAAAAAACAGTAAAATTAATTATTAAACGACAAGATACAAGTGATTCTAAGCCTTATGAAGAAACATTTGAAATTCCATATCGTGAAAATTTAAACGTCATTGCTTGTTTAATGGAAATTAGACGTAACCCAGTTAATATTAAAGGTGAAAAAACAACACCTGTTGTCTGGGATATGAACTGCTTAGAAGAAGTATGTGGAGCATGTTCTATGGTTATCAATGGTCGTGCAAGACAATCTTGTTCTGCGATTGTTGATCAATTAGAACAACCTATTCGTTTAGAGCCAATGAATACTTTCCCAGTTATCCGTGACTTACAAGTTGATCGTTCTAGAATGTTCGATAACTTAAAACGTATGAAAGCATGGATCCCAATTGATGGAACGTATGATTTAGGTCCGGGACCACGTATGCCAGAGAAAAAACGTCAAACAGCTTATGAATTATCTAAATGTATGACATGTGGTGTATGTTTAGAGGTTTGTCCTAATGTTACTGAAAATAATAAATTCGTTGGTGCACAAGCAATCTCGCAAGTTCGTTTGTTTAATTTGCACCCAACAGGATCTATGACTAAAGATGAACGTTTAAATGCATTAATGGGTACTGGTGGCTTACAGCAGTGTGGTAATTCACAAAACTGTGTTAATGCTTGCCCTAAAGGTATTCCATTAACAACATCCATTGCAGCAATGAACAGAGAAACAACATTCCACATGTTTAAATCATTCTTTGGTTCAGACCATGAAGTAGAATAA